GGGCGGCGGCAAAGACCAGCCAGGCAGGTATGTATTGTCGAGTCGATCACagccaggcctagcctacacgGTACCCTAACTAGCAAATTATGGTACTGACGATATTGATATTTCTATAATGAAAgcacattaaatttaaaaagcatCATTCTTACAAATCGATCATTTGAGTCACTCGTAACTACTGTTTTACTTTCCATTTTTCTGTGTTTTTCCACACGTTTTGTGCGTGTGCTCAGCAGCAGCAGCGATTCTctatatatttactgtattgtCAATACTGCCCTCAACCTGACAGGAATCGTCCATCCAAACTTTTCTTCCAACATTCAATTTCAGTACATTTTTGAAAAGTGAGAATTCTTAGATGTACAAATTTCCGCAATCATGATCAAATTACCAAAATAAGCTAACACAACATGACAAAAATAATTgtgttatttctatttttttatttatcttcttAAATACATAAATCATTCAGTCAAACACTATTTGTATCCTCCTGCTTTCTCTGCGATAACCTCCTCCCGAATTTCATTCGCTTCTTCCGCACTTTTTTCTAAAAATTCCTTATATACATCTGGATTTAATTCCCTAACAACTTGTATTCCCATTGAAAGACATGATCCTATAATTCCTTTGCAAATACGTTCCATGCTTTGGATCTGTAAGTTAGGATCTTCCTGCTTCACTTTTGCAATTTCATAAACATGTTTCAATGTTATTTGCCCAACACAATGATTTCCTAAAAACGAAAAATAatcatatcatattttatttgagACAACAATATCATAACAGCAAGCCCAGACAAGATTATTATCATACGACGTGGATCTATAGTAGGGCTGTCCTCTCCCTAAATGTTGAAAAtagcaatgcaaaagataggatatGGATTTTGCATGTTATCTTACAATTTGTAAGCCCAGTTCCTATTTTAATATCATGGATTTGCCACCGAATAGTGTCTAAGCTCAGCAGACAAGGTGCTTTAGCAGTAGACGAAATTTGTTTGCTGGCTATGAAAACTGGATACAACAttttctaggcctaggtagtcTCTAGTTTAAAAAGAGCACTTCAGTAAAAACAAGGGGAGAGGGCAGGATTTCATTTAAATAGTAATACTACAAACTTTCTTGGCTTTGAAATAAATCCATGTAGAATCACCTACTTTTTTTAAAAGCTATATTCAAAAGTATTTCTCACCTGGTTTGTGAGCACCTTTAGCCACCCCTGCAGCAGACTTGACAAAATATGAAACAGGAGGTGATTTGATCTCCAATGTACATGTCCTGTCAGGCTGCAATTTAGAAACAATTGTgtgatatataatatatgtcTACATTATAAAACAAAGACAGAGCTGTATATATGTTTTCGACCTATCTATTTTGTATGAAAACGTAtagtaattaaattaaataaattcaaaatcaaCTAAATGAAACAAcgtacatttattataatatttgtagGTAATGGAATTCCTTCTTTAATATGATTGGTCTTCTGGTTGAAGTCTTTACAGAACTGACCAATGGGAATTCCtctctgaaaaaaaatgtttaaaaaatgtttaaaatccTGTTAGATAAAAATGTtggaataaataaacatttattttgtgccaattccacaaaaaaaatgatCAAAGGACCATTGAATCGGCACTGTACAAGATTTAaaatttctattaaaaaaattgagagataatgattttgttttaaatagtgTGACTTTGTTTCTAAGAGAAGATACAAGCAACGCAATAAAAAGTGCATCTATCACAAGTCTTAGTACTGAAAGAAGGAAATAATTGtacatatatttttatgatGAAGGGCTAATGTTTCAGGCTGTTTTgctttagctttttgcttattttgtatctccattgagatacagccattgatacccacattgtcattttttcagtaattttaacTTATATACCTGACCCAGTACAGGTCCAAGGGGTGGACCGGGTGCTGCTCGTCCAGCTTTGATGTATGTCTTTATTACGTTGCCATGAACTACCTTCCCAGTATCCTTTACTGCTTTGCCAACACGGGACATTGTCAAAGAAATTTAACTTCGGAAATCTGATTATAACAgctggatttaaaaaaaaataatatcaagTTAGTAAAATTTCATCCAATACAAATGTCACTAAAattcttttacttttaatttatttaaaaaacaaaaataacacaaggataataaaatcataaataaatggATTAATTTATCATTTCAATGAATTAATGCAAATTAATGCACTGTACTGGTAGAACAACAGAAGTTTCTAtgtaaatgaatatttaaataatctaATTTGGTTACACATGTGTTGAAATTATTGGAATGGAACTGAAGAACAGCTAGGAGGAGAAGCAAACACATACCATGGATCAGCAGCACTGAACTCCACTCACTAGGTGTAGGAAAATATAATTATGACTGCTTTTCTAAGTaagtttaatatattatatactttttgCATTATTAGGGCTAGGCCTACAACAatatcttatttattataatattaactatcTATACATTTTATGATCATTCCGGCCCTATACTAacgggatccagtcaagtcgccccatcgcaaagtcgccccatacaaagtcgcccaatacaaagtcgccccatcgcaaagtcgccccaaaacaaagtcgcccgggcacagtcgccccatctcaaagtcgccccattacaaagtcgccccatcgcaaattcgccccatcgcaaagtcgcccaaacgcaaagtcgccccatcgcaaagtcgcccacggttttaatcatatcggtcgtttgatatcgattgcgttgttactttggtcgcgctaaatgtcgtatacattaatgtttatcctattatatacataatatgtgttttaatttgtattttacaggttttaatggagtgatgtggtttttaaaaatcattaaaaaaatagtcccttgtttgaaagttctaaaaagattatccctcatgatttatagtttcgaaaatgttaatttaatatgattttaaaattagttaccagagccacaattacaatttcttcaacctacgcgataccagctcattttttaggataatataataaatgtataaatgtgtagtaggccttcgtatagatttacagtagttaaaacaataacagtgttgtaagacaataagtgttataggctacttattgatcattttgcatttattgacaagttatgtgtcttaattttataatgacttttcaaaatgaagaaaaaaaaaggggatttcattgccgatatgattgttttacatgcaggtattagtaaaattaaaacgcgacattttgaccatggaaaaaccatcgtacagtatcgtgtgcgtgtttgttaaaaaggggaatccccgacggtcagcagaaagacgtagcagctgtgaggaaacagataccagaaggcgcagctccgattggattcagagaatgtttcagatggcgagtggccttttattcaacagcacaatgatcattttactgaagaaattcttttcaatccttttggttatagaacattctaattataatgcctaataaatatcctcatatcgggtgtttatttaattttaaattaaacaagacagtgaagaggcacggaataatacgtacacggacgtacgacaAATACACACACGACGCACGTTATCATTTACGACattatagtagtgatatgatgcaattttataatggatataatgatggtATTGCCTTTCCAGGAGTCTTACAATCAATGTTCActgtaatactatgtatataatagtaaactgaatgtttataaataaattgttttacgtaatttgttgcatacaaaataaaagatacaGACGTAGCCTATacgtttcctataaaatatttcacatttaaataattatgtactgttaaatgacattatgctggatAATACTATATCtcaaactatgtttacaaattttcattttttaagccacacatctttctcatcatactgatctgtaaaataaaaacaaaaatcaattattaatataggcctaaataataataataaatattcatcgaccaaagtaaaaataatctagatcgtataacatcattttatcgcgaccgatttcgaacgcgactgatatcatgTGGTAATGATtgaaatgtggtattattattatcatcgtaaaactccggcggggtttccccatcttcagatggtgcgttgtagaGTGCGACAACggcaacggcggagtaattacgggggtttccctctggtaagctagcacgagtgcgaccgcggagtgattagtcgggggcttcctctctgatgatatgggggtgcgtgccgatcgtgtgacctgagactacatggcggggcttccccttttatgcctacacgttcagtgttattttgtgtatcattgcaacattttacgcacttgtaaactattttttaacgttttggggcgagTTTGCAatagggcgactttgtgatggggcgaatttgcgatggagcgactttgcgttggggcgactttgcgatggggcgactttgcgatagggcgactgtgtcggggcgactttgttttggggcgactttgcaatggggcgactgtgtaaggggcgactttgtatggggcgactttgcgatggggcgacttgactagcatccatACTAACGTATCCATCAAGCCCAATCAATGCCTTCTCGCAACAGTGCACCGCTTCTTGTAGAGGGCTATCCTAGTAGTAATCACTACACAGCTAGCTAGCCTCGCCGCGTagccctactaggcctagtagtagtaggcctagtgagTATAGACCCAggctttatttttattataattaattaattctttttCCTCATATAATGTACTTTAGTATCATTACACATTTATATACTTTCATCAGCAAACCTTTACGTACATAAATCTACATGAGGTTAGGCCTGGAAATAGAAAGTCAACCGGCTAGGCCAAGCTAGGCTAGAGAGGAAAGGAACAAATTGCTAAAACTCGCTTGCACACATTGTTCAATTCGAGTAGCAAGGGCGCAGACATGTTTTTGGaatataatttaatgtttatttattgctttgaattgaattgtattatttatactgtgAATGATAATTGATAAATATAAACTGCCtgtgtaatataaataatatttttgtaaatataaggtactttatttatttattatatacatttatttgcaATGTTAATAATTACTTTTGAAAGCTAGCTTGGAAAACGTGAAAGATGGCGTCATTGTAGTTAACGTTAGAAGAACGATCGAAGAGTAACAATTACCTttttaaagtatatatataaagtatttatatttaaaaggCATCATGGTTAACCGAAAAGAATTGGAGAAACTTCGCGTAACTGATTTACGTACACGGTTATCATCTTTAGGTCTTACGACTAGTGGTAAGTTTGTAGGCTAGCTAGTTAGTCCTAGACTGAGGCCTAGACTAGCTAGCgctatataggctaggcctactatattatAGCCTAGAGGGAGATCCGCCTAGAGAAGGTCTGTATTTTTACAGGTAGGCAAAATGATTTTCATCagcataataatttttttttcttttcaaaggACGTAAAGCTGAGCTAATTGAGAGATTGTTGAACCGTCTGTCTCAAGATGAAGTGGACAATGCAACAGTTGGTATGTTGAATTCTGTGTCATTTCAAATAATATCTCAAACAaatgtaaattactttagttttaatttaataatactctAAATAAGCAATGTAATATAATGCCATCATGGTGAAATTCGATATTTCAACATGTATGTGATCAACCGTTGAATAAAAATCAGCATAAATTTCATTTCTGTTATAGGTCAGCCATCTGGCATGCCAGATATTCAGCAACAACAATTAGCTCAACTACAACACCAACAATTGGCTCAACAACAGTTGCTTGAGCAGCAACAGCAGCTGGAGCAACGACGATTAGCAGAGCAGCAGTTACTACTTGAACGGCAACATATAGAACAGGAGCGTGCTGCTGAACAAAATCGCTTAGAACGGATAGAACAACAGCGTATTCATGAACAACAAGAACAAGCACGCTTACTGGAAGAAGCTAGAATTGTTGAACAGCAAAGACAGGAAGAAGCCCGTATTCTAGAACGACAAAGACAGGAACAGCAGCGTCTGATAGAAGAGGCACAGCTTGCAGAACAGCAACGGATTGCAGAACAGCAAAGACAAGCAGCCCAAATTGCAGAGCAAAGAATACTAGAAGAAGCACGTCTGATGGAAGAGGCACGACTTGCAGAGCAAAGAAGACTGGAAGAAGCACGTCTGATGGAAGAGGCACGACTTGCAGAGCGAAGAAGACAGGAAGAAGCACGTCTGATGGAAGAGGCACGACTTGCAGAGCGAAGAAGACAGGAAGAAGCACGTCTGATGGAAGAGGCACAACTTGCCGAGCAAAGAAGACAAGAAGAGGCACGTCTGATTGAAGAGGCACAACTTGCTGAGCAAAGAAGACAAGAACAGGCACGTCTGATTGAAGAGGCACGACTTGCCGAGCAAAGAAGACAAGAAGAGGCACATCTCATGGAAGAGGCACGGCTTGCAGAGCAAAGAAGACAGGAAGAGGCACAACTTGCCGAGCAAAGAAGACAAGAGGAGGCACGTCTGATGGAAGAAGCACAACTTGCAGAGCAAAGAAGGCAAGAAGAGGCACGTCTGATGGAAGAGACGCAACTTGCAGAGCAAAGAAGAATTCAAGAGGCACGACTTGCAGAACAAAGAAGACAAGAAGAGGCACGTCTTGCAGAACAAAGAAGACAGGAAGAGGCACGTCTGATAGAAGAGGCACAAATTGCAGAGCAAAGAAGACAGGAAGAGGCTCGTCTGATGGAAGAGGCACGACTTGCAGAGCAGAGAAGACATGAGGCACAACTAATGGAAGAGGCAAAACTTTCAGAGCAAAAAAGACAGGAGGAAGCTCGTTTGATAGAAGAAGCAAGGATTGCAGATCAGCAAAGAAGAGAACAGGCTCGTTTGATGGAAGAGGCACAACTTTCAGAGCAAAAGAGACAAGAGGAGCAGCGTAACTTAGAAGAAGCACGTATTGCTGAGCAAAAAAGGTATGAACAACAGCAATTAGAAGCTGAAAGAATAGTAGAACAAGAACATCTTGAGAAAGAATCTGCTCTGCAGCAACAAAGAGCTGCAGAACTACGAGAACAAGATCATGCTTCAATAGAAATTCCAGAGCACTACCATCAGACAGGAATGAAAAGTGAAGACTATGATGAAGACATACAAGTTCCTGGAGTGGATACGCATGTTGATGATGACTTCATAGCTAAAGAAAAGGATCGAATTCTAATGCAACAGCAAGAACGTCTTCAACAAATGCAAAAACGTGATGAAGAAGAAAGACTGAAAGCTCGGCAACAGCAACAAATGTTAGCTGATGAGAGGTTAAGAAAAGAGCTAGCAAGAGAAAAAATCAAAGAGGAAGAACTTTACAGAGAACAGCAACGCGCGATTCATTTGCAACAGGAAGAAGAGGAATCAAGAGCAAGGCAACATCATCAGTTAAGGCATCAAAGAGGTAagtgttgaaaataaatacagtatttattttgtgttttttctgCTATTCGAAACACCTGAACAGATAAcatgaatatactgtataatattttatcaCCAACTTCAGGTAGCATGATGCGAAGCCCACCAAGGAGAGGTCCCTCAGATGATAGACCATTTCTGCATCAACTTCCTGGTCAAAAGCCGCCATCTCTGATGTCAATAGAGATAAGACCTGCAGCACTTAGGCCACCTGGTGTAGATGATGACGATGAAGGAAATGAAGAAGAGGAGGATGTAGTGGAAAAGATCCGTCTGCCACATGCTCTTGAAAAGGTGCTACAGTTTAAGGATGTCAGGGCACAAGAAATTGGTGGTACTGAAGACGATggtaaatattttgatttacctattaatgttattatttccttgacaagataggaactcgtaataGTCCTTTGATGTTATGTCTAGCTGAGACAAATACCAATAGTAATAGATTTATGATACTATGTAGATTTATGATattgtcgcagccacagataaaccctttgatctccagagctcGGCATCCTGTAAGATTGCCTTGGCTATACATATTTCgttacataaaatatttaacctacataataattataatactgtaattattacaGAAATTTACTGACAGACAATAATGAAAGTAGTAGTGAAACTTTGGTCTGGTGCTTGACCTTGATTACAATTCCTTGGTTCAAATACTGTAAGAGTTCCATGTTTTTTTTGACGACCAATACAGCACCACTGCCTAGCCTCATGAGACTTGGTTTAGAAAGCATTGGTtttccatcctgtaattggtggaTCGTGCATATCAATTCTGAAATGTATGATGGCATGAACTATGATaattttgatatatatatatttattatttttaatcagAATTTCAGTTGCCGGTTGAAGAAGAACCTGAAGTGGTACAGCATGAAgaggaggaagaagaagaagaggaaataaagaaagaagaTATTAATAAAGAGAAAAAACTTGTAAGCTTTTAATACAGTTTTGAAAAGCACTTGGATCTTAGTTTGACAATCATTTTAAATGCACATATCAACAAAAATCAATGTATTTACCTGTGTAacataacaaatttatttactgtattgttttttatttttttagaccaAAAATCAAAGAcgaaagaagaaaaagaagaagaggCAAGCTGTTAGAAGACAACAGCAGGATgatgaaataaagaaagacgATGAAAAAGATGAAGCAAATGATGTGGAGATTGAATACGTACCAGAATCCTTGGATATAGCAGATCCGTCTTTCAGATCCTTCAGGAAGGTCTTTGAAGCCTTCCAGGtatgttttctttttctgtttattttagTTGTCCATTTTTTGATAACCAACAAATGAGAAAATAagtaatgctctgtctacactatcaaactttatgtgacgaaaaaatgtgatgtgcccatatatggacatatcgctaccgtatttaagcatatcactaccatatttgggcacatcacactttttttgtcaaactagtttgatagtgtagacagagcttaagaaacacCTTGGGGTTAATGCTGAAGTTAATGAGCAGTTATTGGAACCATGGACATTACTTGCTCCGGGTAAATTATGATTGAACttgccaaataaatattattattaaatgtttcaattTTGGTTAATTTAGCTTGCTGAGAAGCCGAAACCAGAAGTGAAAGCTGAGGAGAAGGCACCTGTTGTTAAACCTGTTGAAGTTAAGAAAAAAGAAGAGAAGGATGATTCCGATGATAGTAGCGATGAGGAAGAGGTAAGAACTGCAAATTTGAAAAGACTGAATAGATTGCCTGATAAGCAATTCCGATTTACAAATTTGAATTATCAGTGTTTACCTAATGATGATTTTAGTTTCAATTATTACAGCTTGTCTTGTACATTATGTCATACACACTTATACAGGGCacatttatataacattaaGCATCATCAGTAATGCTTTAAATCAATTACTGTAAtaacattgtttgaaataaaattgtatactGGGGTGGATTGTTATAAGCGGTCTATAAAACGGTAGCacttagccggctataatttGTGAGGTAGTATAGggtctatctgataaagcctGCTTTAAACGAGtagttaagaccatcagttaagactgttttatagcagtCCGCTCCTGATTGTTGTTGTCCAAGTGTTTGTCATTGCATTCTTCTATATGCATGGTTTCTACATTCTAAAAAAGCAGCACTATGTTACTTACCATGCAAtccaatcaaaataataaataaataacaaatatgttttattttaaaaaggaaaaGATGGAGGATGACACTCCGAAAATATCCAAAAAGAAACTGCGTAAATTAAACAGACTGAGTGTTGCTGAATTGAAGCAGTTGGTGTCTAGACCAGATGTTGTGGAAATGCATGATGTCACGGCAAGAGACCCTAAGTTATTAGTACATTTAAAGGTAAGCATGGCGGGTGGTTTGGTTCGTAATCGTAGTAAAACCTGGTTTCTGTTCTCCTAAGCAACATGGTGCTCAGCAATTTAATTCCACCTAGCCCTGGCCCCACTGTCACTCATCAaggggccccttgattgtcagcatgcGCTGTTTAGggttaccctctataaataaggtgtaatGAAAGATAAAAATTATTGCCTAGCATAGTTAGACCATTCATTACAAGCATATATGAAAGTGTGTTGCATTTAGGTGGAGTGGTGGATGGTTAAAGAATTACAAGATAACCAACCTATTTCCTATAATTAACTGGACCTAAAAAATCCTTTAAATTATCTCtcaaaaacattgaaaatgtcAATGGTTTTCAAAAAAACCTAAGGCTTCAGATCCACAATTTGTAGTGAAGTCTATAGCACTTATTATGGTAGGGTTGGTAATCATTATGTTATTGTCTTGTATTTTAGTCAAGTAGAAACACAGTCCCAGTACCAAGGCATTGGTGTTTCAAGAGGAAGTATTTGCAGGGTAAAAGAGGTATTGAAAAACCTCCGTTTGAGTTACCAGAATTCATCAGAAGAACTGGTATTATGGAAATGAGGCAAGCACTCCAAGAGAAGGTAATACCAGAGTAAACATAGCTAGCAATATGAATGACCCTTGCTGTGATAACTTCTGTAACTACCCCAAGTTCTGAGGTATTTGCAGGAACTATTGCAATAACACTTTATTgtgatttctttctttattcatccaaaaattaaaaacaaatacataaatataacattataatatataaaacaattaaataattggATAAAAAGGAAGAAGAAAAAAGGCAACTTCATGCCTATCTAGCTCTACTCcctgtataattataaaatttcaattttatttaaatcaaacattatgataaatttaattactaataaataatagtataataata
The window above is part of the Antedon mediterranea chromosome 10, ecAntMedi1.1, whole genome shotgun sequence genome. Proteins encoded here:
- the LOC140059957 gene encoding large ribosomal subunit protein uL11m-like, with the translated sequence MSRVGKAVKDTGKVVHGNVIKTYIKAGRAAPGPPLGPVLGQRGIPIGQFCKDFNQKTNHIKEGIPLPTNIIINPDRTCTLEIKSPPVSYFVKSAAGVAKGAHKPGNHCVGQITLKHVYEIAKVKQEDPNLQIQSMERICKGIIGSCLSMGIQVVRELNPDVYKEFLEKSAEEANEIREEVIAEKAGGYK
- the LOC140059895 gene encoding uncharacterized protein, whose product is MVNRKELEKLRVTDLRTRLSSLGLTTSGRKAELIERLLNRLSQDEVDNATVGQPSGMPDIQQQQLAQLQHQQLAQQQLLEQQQQLEQRRLAEQQLLLERQHIEQERAAEQNRLERIEQQRIHEQQEQARLLEEARIVEQQRQEEARILERQRQEQQRLIEEAQLAEQQRIAEQQRQAAQIAEQRILEEARLMEEARLAEQRRLEEARLMEEARLAERRRQEEARLMEEARLAERRRQEEARLMEEAQLAEQRRQEEARLIEEAQLAEQRRQEQARLIEEARLAEQRRQEEAHLMEEARLAEQRRQEEAQLAEQRRQEEARLMEEAQLAEQRRQEEARLMEETQLAEQRRIQEARLAEQRRQEEARLAEQRRQEEARLIEEAQIAEQRRQEEARLMEEARLAEQRRHEAQLMEEAKLSEQKRQEEARLIEEARIADQQRREQARLMEEAQLSEQKRQEEQRNLEEARIAEQKRYEQQQLEAERIVEQEHLEKESALQQQRAAELREQDHASIEIPEHYHQTGMKSEDYDEDIQVPGVDTHVDDDFIAKEKDRILMQQQERLQQMQKRDEEERLKARQQQQMLADERLRKELAREKIKEEELYREQQRAIHLQQEEEESRARQHHQLRHQRGSMMRSPPRRGPSDDRPFLHQLPGQKPPSLMSIEIRPAALRPPGVDDDDEGNEEEEDVVEKIRLPHALEKVLQFKDVRAQEIGGTEDDEFQLPVEEEPEVVQHEEEEEEEEEIKKEDINKEKKLTKNQRRKKKKKKRQAVRRQQQDDEIKKDDEKDEANDVEIEYVPESLDIADPSFRSFRKVFEAFQLAEKPKPEVKAEEKAPVVKPVEVKKKEEKDDSDDSSDEEEEKMEDDTPKISKKKLRKLNRLSVAELKQLVSRPDVVEMHDVTARDPKLLVHLKSSRNTVPVPRHWCFKRKYLQGKRGIEKPPFELPEFIRRTGIMEMRQALQEKEEQQTMKTKMRQKVRPKMGKIDIDYQKLHDAFFRWQSKPKMTIHGQLYYEGKEFETKLKEKKPGDITDDLRVALGMPVGSTAHSVPPPWLIAMQRYGPPPSYPNLKILGLNSPIPEGCSFGYHAGGWGKPPVDETGKPLYGDVFGTNASDFKIEEDEEPPEMAPWGELESESEEETDDEGSEDEEEDKPDESGLITPADGGLITPSGVTSVTAGLETPEMIELRKKKIEDAMDQGGETPALYTIIPEKRANVGAAMMGSAHVYDIGAAAKKPSQAAGSEVVAIALDPSELDLDTAAMAAKYEEQVREQQSHLEKEDFSDMVAEHAAKQKNKRKKQTQDTNRAPKKYKEFKF